From Actinopolymorpha cephalotaxi, one genomic window encodes:
- a CDS encoding diguanylate cyclase domain-containing protein — protein MIERPRGGAVDEEHGLRQRLDAFRMLHRVSRELSSARDLSATLQFLVDSVVSSLGFGVAAINVVHDDSLRVAAVAGPPDVRAALEGQSGPRDAWESLLATAVPWGTLRFVPHGVEVPSEVPVWVSGDASAAETPGAWHPEDALVAPLYAPDGELVGVLSVDLPTDGRVPGELQRELLEMFAAQAAVAVDNARLHSEVLTTMERLEQEHRALQVSEESFRQVFESAPSGMAVVSLAAADEGALRRVNAALCQMLDYSGPELRRLGLAEVTHPKDRHLWSNARRTYRGDLRMVRRDGRVVWVSTNCSVVADATGVPDFKLVHLEDVSERHDREEQLAHLAAHDPLTGLSNRAELRSRLHQLVAERRDVCVLFCDIDRFKYINDQYGHEVGDVVLVEVARRLRAHVRKHDVVARVGGDEFVLALRDTTEQEAAGLARRLAADVRRPVRFGQREVRVAVSIGLGASTAGTSSVDELLRTADQAMYRVKLLHTYGGVDAPGTDSIHASDGDRPAGDGSPSLGVREYDAAARQAPAPPTEIAVPATTAVPAAQQAPATTVTSAAQQAPATTVASAAQQAPATTAAPAAKQAPAAGKVVALGGPVVRGGATGPRTVTPAVGPVRDGRDGSDDRDTVDDLRPRPSAGASLRQ, from the coding sequence GTGATCGAACGACCGCGTGGGGGCGCTGTGGACGAGGAACACGGCCTGCGGCAACGACTCGACGCGTTCAGGATGCTGCATCGGGTCAGCCGGGAGCTCAGCTCCGCTCGTGACCTGTCCGCGACCCTTCAGTTCCTGGTGGACAGCGTGGTGAGCAGCCTCGGGTTCGGGGTGGCCGCCATCAACGTCGTCCACGACGACAGCCTGCGGGTGGCGGCGGTTGCCGGTCCGCCCGACGTCCGCGCGGCGCTGGAAGGTCAGAGCGGCCCGCGTGACGCGTGGGAGAGTCTGCTCGCCACCGCCGTGCCCTGGGGCACGCTGCGGTTCGTTCCGCACGGGGTGGAGGTGCCGTCGGAGGTGCCGGTGTGGGTCTCCGGCGACGCGAGCGCGGCGGAGACACCGGGAGCCTGGCACCCCGAGGACGCGCTGGTCGCCCCCTTGTACGCACCTGACGGTGAACTCGTCGGCGTCCTCAGCGTCGACCTGCCCACGGACGGCCGGGTCCCCGGCGAGCTGCAGCGGGAGCTGCTGGAGATGTTCGCCGCCCAGGCCGCCGTCGCCGTCGACAACGCCCGGCTGCACTCCGAGGTGCTGACCACGATGGAGCGGCTGGAGCAGGAGCACCGGGCCCTGCAGGTCAGCGAGGAGAGCTTCCGGCAGGTCTTCGAGAGCGCGCCGAGTGGGATGGCCGTGGTCAGCCTGGCCGCCGCGGACGAGGGTGCGCTGCGCCGGGTGAACGCCGCGCTGTGCCAGATGCTCGACTATTCCGGCCCGGAGCTGCGCCGGCTCGGGCTGGCCGAGGTCACCCATCCGAAGGACCGGCACCTGTGGTCGAACGCCCGCCGGACCTACCGCGGCGATCTGCGGATGGTGCGGCGCGACGGCCGGGTGGTCTGGGTGTCCACCAACTGCTCGGTGGTGGCCGACGCCACCGGCGTACCCGACTTCAAGCTCGTCCACCTCGAGGACGTCAGCGAACGCCACGACCGTGAGGAGCAGCTGGCCCACCTCGCCGCCCACGACCCGCTTACGGGCCTGTCCAACCGCGCCGAGCTGCGGTCCCGGCTGCACCAGCTGGTCGCCGAGCGCCGCGACGTGTGCGTGCTGTTCTGCGACATCGACCGGTTCAAGTACATCAACGACCAGTACGGCCACGAGGTCGGTGACGTGGTGCTGGTCGAGGTGGCGCGCCGGCTGCGTGCCCACGTCCGCAAGCACGACGTGGTGGCGCGGGTCGGCGGCGACGAGTTCGTCCTCGCGCTGCGCGACACGACCGAGCAGGAGGCGGCCGGCCTGGCGCGCCGGCTGGCCGCCGACGTCCGCCGCCCGGTCCGGTTCGGTCAGCGGGAGGTCCGGGTCGCGGTCAGCATCGGGCTCGGCGCGTCCACGGCCGGGACGAGCAGCGTGGACGAGTTGCTGCGTACGGCCGACCAGGCGATGTACCGCGTGAAGCTGCTGCACACCTACGGAGGCGTCGACGCGCCCGGCACGGACTCCATCCACGCTTCCGACGGCGACCGCCCGGCCGGCGACGGGTCCCCTTCCCTCGGCGTACGTGAGTACGACGCCGCCGCTCGGCAGGCGCCTGCCCCACCCACGGAGATCGCAGTACCCGCGACGACCGCCGTACCCGCGGCCCAGCAGGCTCCCGCGACGACCGTCACATCCGCGGCCCAGCAGGCTCCCGCGACGACCGTCGCATCCGCGGCCCAGCAGGCTCCCGCGACGACCGCCGCACCCGCGGCAAAGCAGGCTCCCGCGGCGGGCAAGGTCGTCGCGTTGGGCGGCCCCGTCGTTCGGGGCGGTGCGACCGGCCCGCGGACGGTGACTCCGGCGGTGGGCCCGGTCAGGGACGGCAGGGACGGCAGCGACGACAGGGACACAGTGGACGATCTTCGGCCTCGACCCAGTGCGGGTGCGTCGCTGCGGCAGTGA
- a CDS encoding anti-sigma factor, whose translation MLHVDRELLTLLALGESVDDETGAHLGRCASCRDELDSLRTVVGLGREAPPEAETEQPPERVWEAIAAEIHAGTPETPDATAPAEQPRPRRAARTGWAGRRRGLVLAAGSAAAGLVVGAVAALGIYARAQEPPAPQLVASTAIRPVGEAASRAGGSAELVRHDNRLSLRIDAHDLPPVKGYYEVWAFVPGTTTMQPMGTLEPGQVTTLAVPSGMDVGRFAGIDVSAEPYDGNPAHSGKSVLRGRLTR comes from the coding sequence GTGCTGCACGTCGACCGTGAGCTGCTCACGCTGCTGGCACTCGGCGAGTCCGTCGACGACGAGACCGGCGCGCACCTCGGGCGCTGCGCCTCCTGCCGGGACGAGCTCGACTCCCTCCGTACGGTGGTCGGCCTCGGCCGGGAGGCGCCTCCCGAGGCCGAGACCGAGCAGCCGCCGGAGCGGGTGTGGGAGGCCATCGCCGCTGAGATCCACGCCGGTACGCCGGAGACGCCGGACGCGACCGCCCCGGCGGAGCAGCCGCGACCGCGGCGAGCGGCGAGGACCGGCTGGGCCGGTCGCCGCCGCGGCCTGGTGCTCGCCGCCGGTTCGGCTGCCGCCGGGCTGGTCGTCGGCGCGGTCGCCGCTCTCGGCATCTACGCCCGCGCCCAGGAGCCGCCCGCGCCGCAACTGGTCGCCTCCACCGCGATCCGGCCCGTCGGCGAGGCGGCGTCCCGTGCCGGTGGTTCGGCGGAGCTGGTCCGCCACGACAACCGGCTCAGCCTGCGGATCGACGCGCACGACCTCCCGCCGGTGAAGGGCTACTACGAGGTGTGGGCCTTCGTCCCCGGCACCACCACCATGCAGCCGATGGGCACCCTCGAACCCGGCCAGGTCACGACCCTGGCCGTGCCATCCGGCATGGACGTCGGCAGGTTCGCGGGGATCGACGTCTCCGCCGAGCCGTACGACGGCAATCCGGCGCACTCCGGAAAGTCGGTACTGCGCGGCCGGCTCACTCGCTAG
- a CDS encoding RNA polymerase sigma factor, with the protein MSGDRAVQSDRDGPDHGGPDRGEAELAARFVAGDESALREAYSRWGGMVWRLGIRTLPAEVDADDLTQATFVAAWKGRGTFDPAQGRLGPWLLGIARRQLADRLRVLHRERRTLQAVTATAPASAYDGNDAHADRVLDRLVVADSLARLGDEQRMVVRLAFYDDLTHTQIASRTGLPLGTVKSHLRRGIERLREHWEEVDRAARRP; encoded by the coding sequence ATGAGCGGTGACCGCGCCGTCCAGTCCGACCGCGACGGGCCCGACCACGGCGGGCCGGACCGCGGCGAGGCCGAGCTCGCGGCGCGGTTCGTCGCCGGCGACGAGTCCGCCCTGCGCGAGGCCTACAGCCGGTGGGGCGGAATGGTCTGGCGGCTCGGCATCCGCACCCTCCCGGCAGAGGTGGACGCCGACGACCTGACCCAGGCCACGTTCGTCGCGGCCTGGAAGGGCCGCGGCACCTTCGACCCCGCCCAGGGGCGGCTCGGGCCCTGGCTGCTCGGGATCGCCCGTCGCCAGCTCGCCGACCGGCTGCGGGTGCTGCACCGGGAGCGGCGTACGTTGCAGGCGGTGACGGCGACCGCTCCGGCCTCCGCGTACGACGGCAACGACGCCCATGCCGACCGGGTGCTGGACCGGCTGGTGGTCGCCGACTCCCTCGCGCGGCTCGGCGACGAGCAGCGCATGGTGGTGCGACTCGCGTTCTACGACGATCTCACCCACACCCAGATCGCCAGCCGGACCGGCCTGCCGCTCGGCACCGTCAAGTCGCACCTGCGACGCGGGATCGAACGCCTGCGGGAGCACTGGGAGGAGGTGGATCGTGCTGCACGTCGACCGTGA
- a CDS encoding class F sortase: MGRSRHRSRPGPAPLLVAGVCCLLVALGLWSCSASGGQSRTSADAAGQVATGTPSPDAARPAGAPGVRATRPAAVPEAAATARVAPVRVRAAPVGVDARVVRVGVDDRTGEMEIPRTPGKVGWYEFGPGLESPTGAVVIGGHVDTLRGGAGPFARLGELRPGARVTIVGADDRSRTFEVTDREEFVKTDLPVERIFARTGPPVLRLITCAQFDPVARHYRGNVVLTTVEVRR; encoded by the coding sequence GTGGGAAGGTCGCGACACCGATCCCGTCCCGGGCCGGCGCCCCTGCTGGTCGCCGGTGTGTGCTGCCTGCTGGTCGCGCTCGGCCTGTGGTCGTGTTCCGCCTCCGGTGGGCAGAGCCGAACGAGTGCCGACGCCGCAGGCCAGGTGGCGACCGGCACCCCCTCCCCGGACGCTGCCCGCCCGGCCGGAGCGCCGGGCGTCCGGGCCACCCGTCCGGCCGCCGTGCCGGAGGCCGCTGCCACCGCGCGGGTCGCGCCGGTCCGTGTCCGGGCCGCCCCGGTGGGTGTCGACGCCCGGGTCGTCCGGGTGGGCGTGGACGATCGCACCGGTGAGATGGAGATTCCCAGAACTCCCGGGAAAGTAGGGTGGTACGAGTTCGGGCCCGGCCTCGAGTCCCCGACGGGAGCGGTGGTGATCGGCGGTCACGTGGACACCCTGCGCGGCGGTGCGGGACCGTTCGCCCGCCTCGGCGAGCTGCGGCCGGGTGCGAGGGTCACGATCGTGGGCGCCGACGACCGCAGCCGCACCTTCGAGGTGACCGACCGCGAGGAGTTCGTGAAGACCGACCTGCCGGTGGAGCGGATCTTCGCCCGTACCGGCCCGCCCGTCCTGCGGCTGATCACCTGCGCACAGTTCGACCCGGTGGCCCGGCACTACCGCGGCAACGTCGTTCTCACCACGGTGGAAGTACGCCGATGA
- a CDS encoding DUF4397 domain-containing protein — protein MRRSRLAAALAGSAALAALGWGTPAHAAETSKVSVVHGIPGATVDVYVDGKRALDDFKPGTVAGPLDLPAGKHDLKVVAGDATDGNADAIVEANGVTVPARKNISVVAHLDADGKPTLTPYVNDVSKLGAGHARLVVRHDAAAPAVDVRANGKVAFSDLVNPKEAKADLPAGTIKADVVLAGTDTVAIGPADLNLAEGTSTIVYAVGSAEKKDLTLVTQTISGLHSAPHGVPAGFGTPAQTAGPGTLPVAAGLAGALALVLLGGGTVRLVRARR, from the coding sequence ATGAGAAGGAGTCGGCTCGCCGCCGCTCTGGCTGGTTCGGCCGCGCTCGCGGCCCTGGGGTGGGGGACCCCCGCACACGCCGCCGAGACCTCGAAAGTCTCGGTCGTGCACGGCATCCCGGGTGCCACGGTCGACGTGTACGTCGACGGGAAGCGTGCCCTGGACGACTTCAAGCCCGGGACGGTCGCCGGCCCGCTGGACCTGCCGGCGGGCAAGCACGACCTCAAGGTGGTGGCCGGTGACGCCACCGACGGGAACGCCGACGCGATCGTCGAGGCCAACGGCGTCACGGTCCCGGCCCGGAAGAACATCAGCGTCGTCGCCCACCTGGACGCCGACGGCAAGCCCACGTTGACGCCGTACGTCAACGACGTGAGCAAGCTCGGCGCGGGCCACGCCCGCCTGGTCGTACGCCACGACGCCGCGGCCCCGGCCGTGGACGTGCGGGCGAACGGCAAGGTGGCGTTCTCCGACCTGGTGAACCCGAAGGAAGCCAAGGCCGACCTGCCGGCGGGCACGATCAAGGCCGACGTGGTGCTCGCGGGCACCGACACGGTGGCGATCGGCCCGGCCGACCTGAACCTGGCCGAGGGCACCTCGACGATCGTCTACGCCGTCGGCTCGGCGGAGAAGAAGGACCTGACGCTGGTGACACAGACGATCTCCGGTCTGCACTCGGCGCCGCACGGCGTCCCGGCCGGGTTCGGCACGCCGGCGCAGACCGCCGGTCCGGGCACGCTCCCGGTCGCCGCGGGTCTTGCCGGGGCGCTGGCCCTGGTGCTGCTGGGCGGCGGGACCGTCCGACTGGTGCGGGCGCGCCGGTAG
- a CDS encoding TerC/Alx family metal homeostasis membrane protein, with protein sequence MHVPLWIWVVTVLGITAIIVADLVWADRRPHTVSMREATLWVLLYVGLAGAFCLGLLLTAGSRPAGEFLAGYITEYSLSVDNLFVFVILLSRFAVPAVSQHKVLLIGIAISLVLRAAFIAAGTAAVNAFEWVFYIFGALLIYTAIKLAVQGEEEENDFHDSRMVRLMRRVVPTSGEYDGSKLTTRVDGRRMFTPMVVVVLAIGAANVVFALDSIPAIFGLTQAGFLVFTANAFALMGLRQLYFLLGGLLDRLIYLSYGLAVVLGFIGVKLILEAMESEGLNDLGPLHLPHIGIVASLAFIAATLTVTSVASVAGSRARTREPEPARWND encoded by the coding sequence GTGCACGTGCCGTTGTGGATCTGGGTGGTCACCGTTCTCGGGATCACCGCGATCATCGTCGCCGACCTGGTCTGGGCCGACCGCCGGCCGCACACGGTGAGCATGCGCGAGGCGACCCTGTGGGTCCTGCTGTACGTCGGTCTCGCCGGCGCGTTCTGTCTCGGCCTGCTGCTCACCGCGGGGTCCCGGCCGGCGGGTGAGTTCCTCGCCGGCTACATCACCGAGTACAGCCTCAGCGTGGACAACCTGTTCGTCTTCGTCATCCTGCTGTCCCGGTTCGCCGTACCCGCCGTCAGCCAGCACAAGGTCCTGCTCATCGGGATCGCGATCTCCCTGGTCCTGCGCGCGGCGTTCATCGCCGCCGGCACCGCCGCCGTGAACGCGTTCGAGTGGGTGTTCTACATCTTCGGCGCGCTGCTGATCTACACCGCGATCAAGCTGGCGGTGCAGGGCGAGGAGGAGGAGAACGACTTCCACGACAGCCGGATGGTCCGGCTGATGCGGCGGGTCGTACCCACCTCCGGGGAGTACGACGGGTCGAAGCTGACCACCCGGGTCGACGGCCGCCGGATGTTCACCCCGATGGTGGTGGTCGTCCTCGCCATCGGGGCCGCGAACGTCGTGTTCGCGCTCGACTCGATCCCCGCGATCTTCGGCCTGACCCAGGCGGGGTTCCTGGTGTTCACCGCCAACGCGTTCGCGCTGATGGGACTGCGCCAGCTGTACTTCCTGCTCGGCGGCCTGCTCGACCGGCTGATCTACCTCAGCTACGGCCTGGCTGTCGTCCTCGGCTTCATCGGCGTGAAGCTGATCCTGGAGGCGATGGAGAGCGAGGGGCTGAACGATCTCGGCCCGCTCCACCTGCCGCACATCGGGATCGTGGCGTCGCTGGCGTTCATCGCGGCCACGCTCACCGTGACCAGCGTGGCCAGTGTGGCGGGCTCGCGGGCGCGGACCCGCGAACCCGAGCCGGCGCGCTGGAACGACTGA
- a CDS encoding Hsp20/alpha crystallin family protein — protein sequence MLMRTDPFRELDRLSQQLLTSAARPTAVPIDAYREGDTFYVHFDLPGVRVEDVDLTVERNVLTVRAERHGPQGEEVETLVAERPQGTFTRQLFLGDTLDTDRMEADYEAGVLTVKLPVAEQAKPRKVQISGATERQKISA from the coding sequence ATGTTGATGCGTACCGACCCGTTCCGGGAGCTCGACCGTCTCAGCCAGCAGTTGCTGACCTCCGCGGCCCGGCCGACAGCCGTCCCCATCGACGCCTACCGCGAGGGCGACACGTTCTACGTTCACTTCGACCTCCCCGGCGTACGCGTCGAGGACGTCGATCTCACCGTCGAACGCAACGTCCTCACCGTGCGCGCCGAGCGGCACGGCCCGCAGGGCGAGGAGGTGGAGACGCTGGTGGCCGAGCGGCCGCAGGGCACCTTCACCAGGCAGCTGTTCCTCGGCGACACGCTGGACACCGACCGGATGGAAGCCGACTACGAAGCCGGCGTACTCACCGTGAAGCTGCCGGTCGCCGAGCAGGCCAAGCCGCGCAAGGTGCAGATCAGCGGCGCCACCGAGCGCCAGAAGATCAGCGCCTGA
- a CDS encoding serine hydrolase domain-containing protein, giving the protein MPVGSVEPAPATAISRRLDALARAAVGAGVVPGLSIALADHTGPVWTSAYGVTDLSAPSPVGTDTVFEAASLTKPVVAYAVLLLVQEGRLDLDRPLDSYLPAPYLPDEPAAAGITARMVLGHTTGYPNWRPAGRPLTLTHSPGARFGYSGEGYVQVGRVVEHLTSRPLGTFLAERVLTPLGMTDSALTWSGNLGDGELRDGELGHRVALGHTAAREVLARQQPKEAVASSSLHTTATDLARFLACFLSPTTSPVTLTPDAVSPVAVAPTAPAGPLRPEGVESMLAPHVRLDPPLAWGLGWGLILEGGPTKERMFWQWGDNPGYKAFAAGSPAADVGVVVLTNGDQGLDVAAGLVREVLPSTAPAYVRVATDRLTPGRG; this is encoded by the coding sequence ATGCCCGTCGGTTCGGTCGAGCCCGCTCCCGCCACCGCCATCTCCCGTCGCCTCGACGCACTCGCCCGAGCTGCCGTCGGAGCCGGCGTGGTCCCCGGTCTGAGCATCGCGCTCGCCGACCACACCGGGCCCGTCTGGACTTCGGCGTACGGCGTCACCGACCTCTCGGCCCCCTCACCGGTCGGTACGGACACGGTGTTCGAGGCCGCGTCGCTGACCAAACCGGTGGTCGCGTACGCCGTCCTCCTCCTCGTCCAGGAGGGCCGCCTCGACCTCGACCGTCCGCTGGACTCCTACCTCCCCGCCCCGTACCTGCCGGACGAACCCGCCGCGGCCGGCATCACCGCCCGGATGGTGCTCGGGCACACCACCGGCTACCCGAACTGGCGGCCGGCCGGACGTCCGCTCACCCTGACGCACTCCCCCGGCGCCCGGTTCGGTTACTCGGGCGAGGGCTACGTCCAGGTCGGGCGGGTGGTCGAGCACCTCACCAGCCGGCCGCTGGGCACGTTCCTGGCCGAACGCGTCCTCACGCCGCTGGGGATGACCGACAGCGCGCTCACCTGGTCCGGCAACCTCGGGGACGGTGAACTCAGGGACGGTGAGCTCGGGCACCGGGTGGCCCTCGGCCACACGGCGGCCCGTGAGGTCCTCGCCAGGCAGCAGCCGAAGGAGGCGGTCGCTTCCTCGTCCCTGCACACCACCGCGACCGACCTCGCCCGGTTCCTCGCCTGCTTCCTCTCCCCCACCACCTCTCCGGTCACTCTCACGCCGGACGCCGTCTCTCCGGTCGCCGTAGCTCCCACCGCTCCGGCGGGGCCGCTGCGGCCGGAGGGAGTGGAGTCGATGCTGGCGCCGCACGTACGGCTGGACCCGCCGCTCGCCTGGGGACTGGGCTGGGGCCTGATCCTCGAAGGTGGCCCCACCAAGGAGCGGATGTTCTGGCAGTGGGGCGACAACCCCGGCTACAAGGCGTTCGCCGCCGGCTCGCCGGCCGCGGACGTCGGCGTGGTCGTGCTCACCAACGGCGACCAGGGACTCGACGTCGCCGCCGGTCTGGTGCGGGAGGTGCTGCCGTCCACCGCGCCGGCCTACGTCCGGGTGGCGACCGACCGGCTCACGCCCGGTCGAGGATGA
- a CDS encoding GMC family oxidoreductase, with the protein MYDYVIVGAGSAGCVLANRLSADPDVRVLLVEAGGSDRHPLFRVPKGFGKLMDDPGKAWHYQTRPFGPRARPEVWPRGKVLGGSSSINGLVYNRGDRHDWDSLVRLGIPGWGWDTMLPVFRGFEDNILGPSDSRGAGGPLGVSPPRRPDPLSVEMVETGRSVGLTPVRDVNDVDDAAETGGERIGHTMATIRDGRRVSAATAFLRPVRRRSNLTVRTRTTVTGLLFGGDKVVGVRARDAAGATAEFRAAREVVLALGSLGTPKLLQQSGIGPADVLRAAGVDVRLDRGLVGARMREHRCLPLKFRLRENLGTNRMLSSPARQGLTALKYLVRRDGPLATPAYDVIAFLKSRPGLDRPDAQVLTGPWSVATYQAGEAVTVEREPGLSAVAEILRPTAEGSVRITSADPDAPMDVDPHYLGSEHDRRIAVDVLARMREFFAHEPIAGRLSAETFPGTGVRTDEDVVDTMLDSGYCGYHAIGTCAMGPNDEDVVDSRLRVRGVDNLRVMDASVLPAMVSGNLNGPVMAMAWHAADLILDRA; encoded by the coding sequence GTGTACGACTACGTCATCGTCGGTGCCGGGTCCGCGGGATGCGTACTCGCCAATCGGCTGTCGGCCGACCCGGACGTGCGGGTGCTGCTGGTCGAGGCCGGCGGGTCCGACCGCCATCCGCTGTTCCGGGTGCCGAAGGGGTTCGGGAAGCTGATGGACGACCCCGGCAAGGCCTGGCACTACCAGACCCGGCCCTTCGGCCCGCGGGCCCGGCCCGAGGTGTGGCCCCGGGGAAAGGTCCTCGGCGGTTCGAGCTCGATCAACGGCCTGGTCTACAACCGCGGCGACCGCCACGACTGGGACAGTCTCGTCCGGCTCGGCATCCCCGGCTGGGGCTGGGACACGATGCTGCCCGTCTTCAGGGGCTTCGAGGACAACATCCTCGGTCCGTCGGACAGCCGGGGCGCGGGCGGGCCGCTCGGGGTGTCACCGCCCCGGCGGCCCGATCCGCTGTCGGTGGAGATGGTCGAGACCGGCCGGTCGGTCGGGCTCACGCCGGTGCGGGACGTCAACGACGTCGACGATGCGGCGGAGACCGGCGGCGAACGCATCGGGCACACCATGGCCACCATCCGCGACGGCCGCCGGGTCAGCGCGGCCACCGCGTTCCTCCGTCCCGTACGCCGCCGCTCCAACCTGACCGTGCGCACCCGGACGACGGTCACCGGCCTGCTGTTCGGCGGCGACAAGGTGGTCGGGGTGCGTGCCCGCGACGCCGCCGGGGCCACCGCCGAGTTCCGGGCTGCGCGTGAGGTGGTGCTGGCCCTGGGCAGCCTCGGTACGCCGAAGCTGCTCCAGCAGTCGGGGATCGGCCCGGCCGACGTGCTCCGTGCGGCCGGTGTCGACGTACGCCTGGACCGGGGGCTGGTCGGCGCGCGGATGCGCGAGCACAGGTGCCTGCCGCTGAAGTTCCGGCTCCGGGAGAACCTCGGCACCAACCGGATGCTGTCCTCACCGGCCCGGCAGGGGCTCACCGCGCTGAAATACCTGGTACGCCGGGACGGCCCGCTGGCCACACCGGCGTACGACGTGATCGCGTTCCTGAAGAGCCGGCCCGGCCTGGACCGTCCGGACGCCCAGGTGCTGACGGGGCCGTGGTCCGTCGCGACGTACCAGGCGGGAGAGGCGGTCACGGTCGAGCGCGAGCCCGGCCTGTCCGCCGTGGCGGAGATCCTGCGCCCGACCGCGGAGGGGAGCGTGCGCATCACCTCCGCCGACCCGGACGCGCCGATGGACGTCGACCCCCACTACCTGGGCTCGGAGCACGACCGCCGGATCGCCGTGGACGTCCTGGCCCGGATGCGGGAGTTCTTCGCGCACGAGCCGATCGCCGGGCGGCTGTCGGCGGAGACCTTCCCCGGTACGGGCGTACGCACCGACGAGGACGTCGTGGACACCATGCTGGACTCCGGCTACTGCGGCTACCACGCCATCGGCACGTGCGCGATGGGCCCGAACGACGAGGACGTCGTCGACTCCCGCCTGCGGGTCCGGGGAGTGGACAACCTTCGGGTCATGGACGCCTCGGTGCTCCCGGCCATGGTCTCGGGCAACCTGAACGGCCCGGTGATGGCGATGGCCTGGCACGCGGCCGACCTCATCCTCGACCGGGCGTGA
- a CDS encoding RNA polymerase sigma factor: MSSFADPAPLSELVARARSGDADALEELLGAIRPLLVRRCSRFLPHLDDAEEAAQDALVSIARNIGGFTGSGSFEGWITVIASNSARMTYRRLRRRADENGAAELPETADPRTTSVVAGTRLDLMEALSELERRKPQVVEPFVLRDLGSLPYEEIAAITGTSLATVRDRIHVARKFMRSALTARL; encoded by the coding sequence ATGAGCTCCTTCGCGGATCCGGCGCCGCTCTCCGAACTGGTGGCGCGGGCCCGTTCGGGCGACGCGGACGCGCTCGAGGAACTACTGGGCGCCATCCGCCCACTGCTCGTCCGGCGGTGCTCGCGCTTCCTGCCGCACCTCGACGATGCCGAGGAGGCCGCCCAGGACGCGCTGGTCTCGATCGCGCGGAACATCGGCGGCTTCACCGGCAGCGGCTCGTTCGAGGGCTGGATCACCGTGATCGCCTCCAACAGCGCCCGGATGACCTACCGGCGGCTGCGCCGGCGAGCGGACGAGAACGGCGCCGCCGAGCTTCCCGAGACGGCCGACCCGCGCACCACGAGCGTGGTGGCCGGAACCCGCCTCGACCTGATGGAGGCGCTCTCGGAGCTGGAACGACGCAAGCCGCAGGTGGTGGAGCCGTTCGTGCTGCGCGACCTCGGATCACTGCCGTACGAGGAGATCGCCGCGATCACCGGCACCTCGCTCGCCACGGTCCGCGACCGCATCCACGTGGCACGGAAGTTCATGCGGTCCGCGCTGACGGCCAGGCTGTGA
- a CDS encoding serine/threonine-protein kinase gives MRQVGRYRMRRVLGSGAFATVWLGEDPALEVHVAIKVLAENWANNADVRERFLAEARLLRRVDDPRLVRVFDVGESEDDEARPYFVMEYIPGGTLTERIGSLSTREALAYGVAAGEAVQVLHDAGIVHRDVKPSNLLIDDRSTPPRLVVSDLGSAKVLAEASGFTVTTGTPSYMAPEQIHQTDGFDGRADVYAVAAVTYHLLTGQPAFSDHSPAAVLDRRADTKPPPVAARLGRPAELDRLLARSLSWDPGKRPGTAAEFARELGRFLADDPHLHRPGREVPTVPVLVFCVVLAAALFAVTYQLLAR, from the coding sequence ATGAGGCAGGTCGGGCGCTACCGCATGCGGCGAGTACTCGGCTCCGGCGCGTTCGCGACCGTGTGGCTGGGCGAGGACCCGGCCCTCGAGGTGCACGTGGCGATCAAGGTGCTCGCCGAGAACTGGGCGAACAACGCGGACGTGCGGGAGCGGTTCCTGGCGGAGGCGCGGCTGCTGCGCCGGGTCGACGACCCCCGCCTGGTGCGGGTCTTCGACGTCGGGGAGAGCGAGGACGACGAGGCGCGTCCCTACTTCGTGATGGAGTACATCCCCGGCGGCACGCTCACGGAGCGGATCGGTTCACTGAGTACGCGGGAGGCACTGGCGTACGGCGTGGCGGCCGGCGAGGCCGTCCAGGTGCTGCACGACGCCGGCATCGTCCATCGCGACGTCAAACCGAGCAACCTGCTGATCGATGACCGCAGTACGCCGCCTCGGCTCGTGGTCTCCGACCTGGGAAGCGCGAAGGTGCTCGCCGAGGCCTCCGGTTTCACCGTCACGACCGGCACCCCGAGCTACATGGCGCCGGAGCAGATCCACCAGACCGACGGCTTCGACGGCCGGGCCGACGTCTACGCCGTGGCCGCGGTCACCTACCACCTGCTCACCGGGCAGCCCGCCTTCTCCGACCACAGTCCGGCGGCGGTGCTGGACCGCCGGGCCGACACCAAACCGCCACCCGTGGCGGCCCGCCTCGGCCGGCCCGCCGAGCTCGACCGGCTCCTCGCCCGTTCGCTGAGCTGGGACCCGGGCAAACGTCCGGGCACTGCGGCGGAGTTCGCCCGCGAGCTCGGGCGCTTCCTGGCCGACGACCCGCACCTGCACCGCCCGGGCCGGGAGGTGCCGACCGTGCCGGTGCTGGTCTTCTGTGTCGTCCTCGCGGCGGCGCTGTTCGCCGTCACCTACCAGTTGCTGGCCCGCTGA